A stretch of Chitinophaga caeni DNA encodes these proteins:
- a CDS encoding nicotinate-nucleotide adenylyltransferase yields the protein MRQVKLPLILGIFIAGFATQVVAQDVKTLPEVVVEAKNYKYLRSVDNKNDAEPVKILERKAAAYDVKNSEFYDDDNETYYISFYLPEGYVLAVYDKDGKLLRTAERFKDIDLPPAVRKAVVNRFPQWKISKDIYLVKYNEPSGAKKDYKLILENGSKRLRVKTDENGEFH from the coding sequence ATGAGACAAGTCAAATTGCCACTCATCCTAGGCATATTTATTGCCGGATTTGCTACGCAGGTTGTAGCACAGGATGTAAAAACATTGCCCGAAGTTGTAGTAGAGGCAAAAAATTATAAGTATCTGAGGTCAGTGGATAATAAAAATGACGCTGAACCTGTAAAGATATTGGAGCGGAAAGCCGCCGCCTACGATGTGAAGAACTCCGAGTTTTATGATGATGACAATGAAACTTATTATATCTCTTTTTACCTCCCGGAAGGATATGTTCTCGCCGTTTATGATAAGGACGGTAAGCTATTGCGCACTGCCGAACGCTTTAAAGATATAGATCTTCCCCCGGCAGTAAGAAAAGCCGTGGTAAACAGGTTCCCCCAATGGAAGATATCTAAAGACATTTACCTCGTAAAATATAATGAACCCAGCGGCGCTAAAAAGGATTATAAATTGATCTTGGAAAACGGTTCCAAACGTTTGCGGGTGAAAACCGATGAGAACGGTGAGTTTCACTGA